CAGGTTACCCCGCCGTGATGTTTCGGTGTTGTTTTCTTATCTTTCTTTCCGGGTTTGTTTACGCAGCAGGAATAGAAGATGCTCCCCATTTTTCGCGCGAGGTTGCCAAACATTTTCGGGTTAATCTGTATCAGAATTATTTTGTCGGATCGCCTGATGCGTGGGAGGATTTTTGCAGCCAACCATCGGGTGTGATGCCAGAAGCGGGGCGACGAAATCCTGAGGTCATTGTGACGATGACATCCTATCCTGCGCGAATGCCGACGATCTGCTTGGCTATTGAATCGCTGATGAGGCAGAGCGTTAAGCCCGATCGCATTGTTTTGAATTTATTTAGGGGGGATTTTCCAGATCAAAAAATACCTCTTTCCATTGAAATGCAGCAAAAACGGGGTCTTGAGATTAATTGGTGCGACGAAAACCTGAAGGTTTATTTAAAAGTCATCCCTGCCACAAAAAAATATCCGAATGCCATTTTGATTGCAGCCGATGATGATACAATCTATCCTGAAAACCGATTAGAAGGCCTACTCAATGGTCATGCAGAACACCCGAACGCGATTGTTTGTACAGATGGGATTCGGCTGACATCGGCATCCGGAAAGCTGCTTATGGATGCAAGTCAGTGGCATTTTACGGGAAGCCAACAAGACTTATCGCCCCAGGCTGATCCGTCTTTTACTTTTATGGCTCAAGGTGTGCATGGGATGCTGATTCCGCCAAACAGCTTTTATCCGGATTTTGACCATCCCGAAAAATTTACGGATTTGTGTCCAACCGATGATGATTCGTGGTTGTGGGCTATGGCCGTTGCTAATGGTACCAAAACATACAAGGTGGCCAGAATAGGGATTTGCCATGAATCGATCCTCGGCACGCAAGACATTCCAACCGCGCTGCATAAAGCAAATTTCGCCGACAATAGGGCCTCTTTAACTCAATATTTTAGCGCCCTTAGGCCTTATTATCAGGATCGTCTGTTTCCTTTAATCCGTCTTTAAAGGCCTTAACCCCCTTTGCAAGATCTCCCATAACATGTGGTAATTTTCCTGCGCCAAACACGACCAGAATAATAACCATCAAGACAACAAGATGCCCCATACTTAATCCCATTTCGCTATCCTTTTAAAAACTTTCTTTGTGTGAGTCTAGCAAAAAGACACGATACAAGAAACATGTTAACGTATTCCCAATGAATATTTATATCTAAGTTGATTGAACATGACGAATGGAATGATCCTGGCCGCTGGCTTTGGTAAACGACTAAGGCCCCTGACAGACACCACACCAAAGCCGTTAATCCCGATTGGGCCCTCCACGTGTCTGGACAGGGCTGTGCATGATCTAATGGCTGTCGGAAGCCAGAAAATCGTGATCAATACCCACCATTTGGCAGATCAAATTCATCAGCATGTTCATGAATATTATCCTCAGGTTATTATTTCCCATGAACCGGACATTCTGGAAACGGGTGGTGGCATTTTAAAGGCGAGTCCGTATTTTGGTGATGAGCCATTTTTTGTCCTCAATGGGGATATCTGGCGACAGGACGAAGGTGCACCCGCCTTGAAACGCCTGGAAACATTTTTTGATCTTAAGGAAATGGATATTCTGTTGCTTGTTGTGCCAAAAGAAAAAGCGATTGGATATACAGGCCGAGGGGATTATTTTTTGGGAGAGGATGATCGCCTTGTTTATCGGGGGGATAACGCACATGCCCCCTATGTTCATTCGGGAGCATACATGATGA
The Alphaproteobacteria bacterium DNA segment above includes these coding regions:
- a CDS encoding nucleotidyltransferase family protein, with product MTNGMILAAGFGKRLRPLTDTTPKPLIPIGPSTCLDRAVHDLMAVGSQKIVINTHHLADQIHQHVHEYYPQVIISHEPDILETGGGILKASPYFGDEPFFVLNGDIWRQDEGAPALKRLETFFDLKEMDILLLVVPKEKAIGYTGRGDYFLGEDDRLVYRGDNAHAPYVHSGAYMMRASLFNVPFVIPVEKAFSVMTIFHQVEKEKRLFGLVHQGSWGDIGTPEGLADVRKTRSLKESLPT
- the tatA gene encoding twin-arginine translocase TatA/TatE family subunit, whose translation is MGLSMGHLVVLMVIILVVFGAGKLPHVMGDLAKGVKAFKDGLKETDDPDNKA